One genomic window of Evansella cellulosilytica DSM 2522 includes the following:
- a CDS encoding S8 family serine peptidase — MKKSIKLLFVYSLIFILAFSNLSGFQGVKADHSSPQLTTFHLEVDETSSEVITVIVELQEESIVESKHIGKNHTKNHLAKARNLVINEIQSATSSSNINQEYEYVFSGFSLELPQNELYKLVDIDGIKAVYPNQEYEAVSISEDDIFTSQSITPEMLETAPFIQSEQAWDAGYTGEGVTVAIIDTGVDYTHPDLVNNFEEYKGWDFVDNNDSPQETPVGDPRGDATTHGTHVAGTVAANGNIKGVAPEATLLAYRVLGPGGSGSTENVVAAIERAVLDGADVMNLSLGNTSNDPDFPTSIALDWAMAEGVVAVTSNGNSGPNNWTVGSPGTSREAISVGASQLPYNFYTAEIFTSPGADYPSAKVMGYPNEEELLALNEGEFEFVDVGLAGTDEDFEGKDLEGKIALIQRGDYPFVEKAENAKEHGAIGAVIYNNVEGEQPEVAGLAIPSIMTTLEDGEVLLAELAAGNNTISFNIEFDRLIGETIADFSSRGPVMNTWMIKPDVAAPGVAILSTVPTHNPDNPHGYASTQGTSMAAPHVAGAAALILQANPDWSVEFVKSALMNTAENLYDFDGNLYPHNTQGAGSIRVFDAINTNTVVTPGSHSFGIFSKEKGKEVQRQSFTIHNLSNERKRYSLEFTGHEGIKIQTSRNLQVQPGRTQNINFGVQVDASKLEPGYYEGTFILSDGEQSVEVPTILFVQEPDYPMLSGLSLGIAGENLVGTVNVPGGAEVFNLRIRNADTGELLAEPAKATNVPQGLHSFSWNMTINGEPLVPGRYQINVYARTGTNEYELQGGVLTIQ; from the coding sequence ATGAAAAAAAGTATTAAACTATTATTTGTGTATTCATTAATATTTATTTTAGCGTTCTCTAATTTATCTGGTTTTCAAGGTGTAAAAGCAGATCATTCAAGTCCACAGTTAACTACCTTTCATCTAGAAGTAGATGAAACCTCCTCTGAAGTGATTACCGTTATTGTTGAGCTACAAGAAGAGTCAATTGTCGAGTCAAAACACATAGGGAAAAATCATACGAAAAATCACTTAGCGAAAGCACGTAATCTCGTAATAAATGAAATACAATCTGCAACTTCCTCTAGCAATATTAATCAGGAATATGAATATGTATTTTCTGGTTTCTCTTTAGAACTTCCACAAAATGAACTTTATAAATTAGTAGATATTGATGGGATTAAAGCAGTATATCCTAACCAAGAGTATGAAGCAGTATCTATTAGTGAGGATGATATATTTACTTCACAATCAATTACTCCTGAGATGCTTGAAACAGCCCCATTCATCCAATCGGAACAAGCATGGGATGCAGGGTATACTGGTGAAGGTGTAACAGTAGCGATCATTGATACAGGTGTAGATTACACACACCCTGACTTAGTTAATAATTTCGAAGAATATAAAGGCTGGGATTTTGTTGATAACAATGATTCCCCACAAGAAACCCCTGTTGGAGACCCGCGTGGTGATGCGACAACTCACGGTACTCATGTGGCAGGTACTGTAGCCGCAAATGGGAATATTAAAGGTGTTGCACCCGAAGCAACGTTACTCGCTTATCGAGTGCTTGGTCCTGGGGGAAGTGGAAGTACGGAAAATGTCGTTGCAGCTATTGAAAGAGCTGTATTAGATGGTGCGGATGTGATGAATCTATCATTAGGTAATACTTCTAATGACCCGGATTTTCCAACGAGCATTGCTCTAGATTGGGCAATGGCAGAAGGTGTTGTAGCTGTTACGTCAAACGGTAATAGTGGCCCGAACAATTGGACAGTTGGTTCGCCAGGAACATCTCGTGAAGCGATTTCTGTTGGTGCATCACAGCTGCCATATAATTTTTATACTGCAGAGATCTTTACATCTCCAGGGGCAGATTATCCATCTGCAAAAGTGATGGGGTACCCAAATGAAGAGGAGCTACTTGCTTTAAATGAGGGTGAATTTGAATTTGTCGATGTTGGACTAGCTGGAACAGATGAAGATTTTGAAGGGAAGGATTTAGAAGGAAAGATAGCACTTATTCAACGTGGCGACTATCCTTTCGTTGAAAAGGCTGAAAATGCGAAAGAGCATGGTGCTATTGGTGCTGTTATTTATAATAATGTAGAAGGGGAGCAGCCTGAAGTTGCAGGATTAGCTATTCCATCTATTATGACAACTCTAGAAGATGGGGAAGTCTTATTAGCTGAACTTGCAGCTGGGAATAATACGATCTCATTTAATATTGAGTTTGATAGATTGATTGGTGAGACAATTGCTGACTTCTCATCTCGTGGTCCCGTTATGAATACGTGGATGATAAAGCCTGATGTAGCCGCACCAGGTGTTGCGATTTTAAGTACTGTTCCAACACACAATCCAGATAATCCACATGGATATGCATCAACACAAGGCACAAGCATGGCGGCACCACATGTAGCAGGCGCTGCTGCACTCATTTTACAAGCGAACCCGGATTGGAGCGTCGAGTTTGTTAAATCAGCATTGATGAATACTGCTGAAAATTTATATGATTTTGATGGAAACCTATATCCTCATAACACGCAAGGTGCAGGAAGTATTAGAGTGTTTGATGCTATCAATACAAATACGGTCGTCACACCAGGAAGCCATTCATTCGGTATTTTTTCAAAGGAAAAAGGAAAGGAAGTTCAGCGTCAAAGCTTTACTATTCACAATTTATCAAATGAACGTAAACGTTATTCATTAGAGTTTACTGGTCATGAAGGAATTAAAATTCAGACGAGCAGAAATCTACAAGTACAACCAGGAAGAACACAAAATATCAACTTTGGTGTACAAGTAGATGCGAGTAAGCTAGAGCCAGGCTATTACGAGGGAACATTTATTTTAAGTGATGGTGAACAATCTGTGGAAGTACCAACTATCCTTTTCGTACAAGAGCCTGATTACCCAATGCTAAGTGGGTTATCACTTGGTATAGCTGGTGAAAATCTTGTCGGAACAGTAAATGTACCTGGTGGCGCAGAAGTATTTAACTTGAGAATTAGGAATGCTGATACTGGAGAGCTTCTTGCTGAACCGGCTAAAGCAACAAATGTACCACAAGGGCTTCATAGCTTTAGTTGGAATATGACGATAAATGGAGAACCATTAGTTCCAGGGAGATATCAAATCAATGTCTATGCAAGAACTGGTACGAATGAATACGAGTTACAAGGTGGCGTTTTAACAATACAATAA
- the secY gene encoding preprotein translocase subunit SecY yields MFRTIRNIFRVGELRNKIIFTLLMLLVFRIGAHIPAPGVNPDALNFDGLAAFGLLDTFGGGALERFSIFATGIMPYITASIIVQLLRMDVVPKFAEWAKEGEAGRKKLAQVTRYGTIGIAFLQALALSIGFNNIMPGVVPDPSVTTYLLIAVVLTAGTAFLMWVGEQITAQGVGNGISIIIFGGIVAAIPNGVRQIYTTYIVDAGDQLFLNIVTILLIALAILAVIVAIIFVQQAVRKVTVQYAKKMAAGGKKTGGQSTHIPLKVNAAGVIPVIFASALFFMPQTVAGIFGSTDGFGGWIIQYVNLQEPVGMVVYAALIIAFAYFYTFIQMNPEQMAENLKKQNGFIPGIRPGKATQTYIVRTLYRLTFVGSLFLATVAVMPLIFTRAASLPPAVQIGGTGLLIVTAVALDTMKQVESQLIERRYSGFLKKSS; encoded by the coding sequence ATGTTTCGTACTATCCGTAACATTTTCCGCGTGGGTGAACTGCGCAACAAGATTATTTTTACATTATTAATGCTGTTAGTGTTCCGTATAGGTGCACATATTCCAGCCCCCGGGGTAAATCCTGATGCTCTTAATTTTGACGGTTTAGCAGCTTTTGGATTACTTGATACATTTGGTGGAGGAGCTTTAGAAAGATTCTCCATATTTGCAACAGGTATCATGCCATATATTACAGCTTCCATTATCGTTCAGTTATTAAGAATGGATGTTGTTCCTAAATTTGCTGAATGGGCGAAAGAAGGAGAAGCAGGTCGTAAGAAACTTGCTCAAGTAACACGTTATGGAACTATTGGTATTGCATTTTTACAGGCGTTAGCATTATCCATTGGATTTAACAATATTATGCCAGGTGTTGTTCCAGACCCTTCTGTAACCACATACTTACTAATTGCTGTTGTTTTAACAGCAGGTACGGCATTCCTTATGTGGGTAGGGGAGCAAATTACAGCACAAGGTGTCGGAAATGGTATTTCCATTATTATCTTTGGAGGGATTGTAGCTGCAATTCCAAATGGTGTTAGACAAATTTATACTACTTATATTGTTGATGCAGGAGACCAGTTATTCTTAAATATCGTAACGATTTTACTTATTGCACTTGCCATTTTAGCGGTTATTGTTGCGATTATATTCGTACAACAAGCTGTTCGTAAAGTGACAGTACAATATGCTAAGAAAATGGCTGCAGGTGGAAAGAAAACAGGTGGACAATCGACGCACATTCCATTAAAGGTAAATGCTGCAGGGGTTATTCCAGTTATCTTTGCTTCAGCATTGTTCTTTATGCCACAAACAGTTGCCGGTATTTTCGGGAGCACAGACGGATTTGGTGGTTGGATTATACAATATGTAAATCTACAAGAACCAGTTGGTATGGTAGTATATGCTGCGTTAATCATTGCCTTTGCTTACTTCTATACGTTCATTCAAATGAACCCAGAGCAGATGGCAGAGAACTTAAAGAAGCAAAATGGTTTTATTCCTGGTATTCGTCCTGGTAAAGCAACACAAACGTATATTGTTCGTACGCTTTACAGATTAACGTTTGTTGGATCTCTGTTCTTAGCAACTGTAGCTGTCATGCCGTTGATTTTCACACGTGCTGCAAGCTTACCACCAGCTGTACAAATTGGTGGGACAGGGCTACTTATCGTGACAGCGGTAGCGTTAGATACGATGAAGCAAGTGGAAAGCCAGTTAATTGAGCGAAGATATTCAGGATTCTTAAAGAAGTCTTCATAA
- a CDS encoding homoserine dehydrogenase, translating to MSQSFKLAIIGFGTVGEGVYRTIEKKAKKLEALLGARIEIPFVVVKNVDNRQVNGETTVTNNLDDVLNAQIHAVVEATPDSETGYPYVTALLRQGISVVSANKELLAKHGDELHTLAEQNSCQLLFEAAVAGGIPLLNTLRHTLKTNTINRLEGIVNGTSNFILTKMREESSSFASSLKEAQEKGFAEAIPDKDIDGWDPYFKTNILSRWIYGVAPEWESNSPLGIRSVNIEDIKLVEKITGRIKLVASLIKGNNKVSASVQPSIVLREHPLFNVEGVNNGIHIEGSIVGSVLLQGPGAGRYPTSSAVIEDVVNLLMNENELNKLSAYEFTEHLFDSDEELNHDEANKLWFLTGDDRLPFYISKSRLDVLLSINPINHRHGFAIKASREEIDALIAIDRLTGINVYPLLTDEKELLLNDSPVKKERTLTF from the coding sequence ATGAGTCAGTCATTTAAACTAGCGATTATCGGATTTGGAACTGTAGGTGAAGGAGTATATAGAACGATTGAAAAGAAAGCGAAAAAGCTCGAAGCCCTTTTAGGGGCACGAATAGAGATCCCATTTGTAGTTGTTAAAAATGTAGATAATCGCCAAGTGAATGGAGAAACAACGGTGACAAATAATCTCGACGATGTATTAAATGCACAAATACATGCTGTTGTTGAGGCAACACCTGACTCAGAAACTGGCTATCCATATGTTACTGCATTGTTGCGTCAAGGAATCTCTGTCGTATCAGCGAACAAGGAGCTTCTTGCTAAGCACGGTGATGAACTTCACACGTTGGCAGAACAAAACAGTTGCCAGCTTTTATTTGAGGCTGCCGTTGCAGGAGGAATTCCTCTACTAAATACACTTCGCCACACGTTAAAAACGAATACAATTAATCGTTTAGAAGGTATTGTCAACGGCACGTCTAACTTTATCCTTACAAAGATGAGAGAAGAATCATCTTCCTTTGCATCCTCTTTAAAAGAGGCACAAGAAAAGGGGTTTGCAGAAGCAATTCCTGATAAGGATATCGATGGATGGGATCCTTATTTTAAAACGAATATATTAAGTCGGTGGATTTATGGCGTAGCACCAGAATGGGAGTCAAATAGTCCGTTAGGGATCCGCTCGGTCAACATCGAAGATATAAAGCTTGTAGAAAAAATTACAGGTCGTATTAAATTGGTTGCTTCCCTCATTAAAGGTAATAATAAAGTAAGTGCGTCGGTACAGCCTTCGATTGTTTTACGAGAGCATCCGCTTTTTAATGTGGAAGGCGTTAACAATGGTATTCATATTGAAGGAAGTATCGTAGGTTCTGTATTATTGCAAGGACCAGGAGCGGGAAGGTACCCAACTTCAAGTGCAGTCATTGAAGACGTTGTGAATCTTCTAATGAATGAAAATGAGTTAAATAAACTATCCGCCTATGAATTTACAGAGCATCTATTTGACTCTGACGAGGAATTAAATCATGATGAAGCGAATAAGCTATGGTTTTTAACTGGTGATGATCGTTTGCCTTTCTATATTTCTAAAAGTCGGCTTGACGTACTGCTTTCAATAAATCCAATTAACCATAGACACGGGTTTGCAATTAAAGCGTCAAGAGAGGAAATCGATGCGCTAATAGCGATTGATAGATTAACAGGAATAAATGTGTATCCATTATTAACGGATGAAAAGGAACTGCTATTAAATGATTCACCTGTAAAAAAAGAAAGAACACTAACTTTCTAA
- a CDS encoding alpha/beta-type small acid-soluble spore protein translates to MARNNKLLVPGVEQALDQMKYEIAQEFGVNLGADATSRSNGSVGGEITKRLVQQAEQQKF, encoded by the coding sequence ATGGCACGAAACAACAAACTTCTCGTACCTGGTGTAGAACAAGCATTAGATCAAATGAAGTATGAAATTGCGCAAGAATTCGGTGTAAACCTAGGTGCAGATGCTACTTCACGTTCAAATGGATCTGTAGGTGGCGAAATTACAAAACGCCTAGTTCAACAAGCTGAACAACAAAAATTTTAA
- a CDS encoding alpha/beta-type small acid-soluble spore protein, translating into MSRKHKILVPEAREGLDRLKAEVMNVKDRENVKYEVADEKGISLQKGYNGNIKAKDAGEIGGSIGGNMVRELVKMAQKQMTKQR; encoded by the coding sequence ATGAGCCGTAAACATAAAATTCTTGTTCCGGAAGCGAGAGAAGGATTAGATCGTTTAAAGGCAGAAGTAATGAACGTTAAAGACCGGGAAAACGTGAAGTATGAAGTTGCTGATGAAAAAGGAATCTCCTTGCAGAAGGGCTATAATGGCAATATAAAGGCAAAAGATGCAGGGGAAATAGGTGGAAGTATCGGTGGAAACATGGTTCGTGAATTAGTAAAAATGGCACAAAAACAAATGACAAAACAGCGATAA
- a CDS encoding YozQ family protein gives MHKNKVTHEQIDKVAEKTYEVNQYNSKDETENGLAVTHEQVSDAYTEGTIDAKIDEVNENGQKTSGKAGREIPRKGFE, from the coding sequence ATGCACAAAAATAAAGTGACACATGAGCAAATTGACAAAGTAGCTGAAAAAACATATGAAGTAAATCAATATAATAGTAAAGATGAGACTGAGAATGGATTAGCGGTAACGCATGAGCAAGTGTCAGATGCATATACAGAAGGAACGATTGACGCTAAAATTGATGAAGTTAATGAGAATGGGCAAAAGACTTCGGGCAAAGCAGGAAGAGAAATACCAAGAAAAGGCTTTGAATAA
- a CDS encoding SMP-30/gluconolactonase/LRE family protein — protein MEAQLIIPAGATLGEGPCWDEKKQVLYWIDILEKKIHRFKPVTNETQTIKLSQYIGCLGLVERGGYLVGLQDGIYYLDEISEEIVSINHPESEKKENRFNDGKVDPGGRFWAGTMHLDGLEGEGALYRLDIDKNISRMIEDVSISNGLAWDTNKQLMYYIDTPTKKVAAFDYDAATGEINNKRYVITIPEGEGFPDGMTIDAEGMLWIAHWGGSRVSRWNPDNGEKLSEIFFPVSQVTCCCFGGEKLDKLYVTTASVGLSEAEQKEQPNAGGVFVVEPGVKGTYSYRFKG, from the coding sequence ATGGAAGCTCAGTTAATAATCCCTGCTGGAGCCACTTTAGGTGAGGGTCCTTGTTGGGATGAAAAAAAACAAGTACTGTATTGGATAGATATTTTAGAGAAAAAAATACATCGTTTTAAACCAGTGACAAATGAAACGCAAACAATCAAGCTTAGCCAATATATTGGTTGTTTAGGCCTAGTGGAACGTGGTGGCTATTTAGTTGGCCTTCAAGATGGCATTTATTACTTAGACGAAATAAGCGAAGAGATTGTTTCAATTAATCACCCTGAGTCAGAAAAAAAAGAAAATCGTTTTAATGATGGAAAAGTTGATCCTGGTGGTAGGTTTTGGGCTGGAACAATGCATCTAGATGGTCTTGAAGGTGAAGGCGCACTATATCGTCTAGATATCGATAAAAATATATCACGTATGATTGAAGATGTATCAATCTCAAATGGTCTTGCTTGGGATACGAACAAACAACTCATGTATTATATTGATACACCGACAAAAAAGGTCGCGGCTTTTGACTATGATGCTGCTACAGGTGAAATAAACAATAAAAGGTATGTCATTACAATTCCTGAAGGAGAAGGTTTTCCTGATGGGATGACTATTGATGCTGAAGGTATGCTTTGGATTGCGCATTGGGGTGGTTCCCGAGTTTCAAGATGGAATCCGGACAATGGAGAAAAACTAAGTGAAATTTTCTTCCCCGTCAGTCAAGTAACATGTTGCTGCTTTGGAGGGGAAAAACTAGATAAATTATACGTTACAACAGCGAGTGTCGGTCTTTCAGAGGCAGAGCAGAAGGAGCAACCAAATGCAGGTGGCGTTTTTGTCGTAGAACCTGGGGTAAAAGGCACATATAGCTACCGTTTTAAAGGTTAA
- a CDS encoding LTA synthase family protein — protein MKSITKRHSFMLFSLTFLWIKTLIISMTTFQLTINYFLEAVTFILSPLVFLVVVFGLGLYFKPKWQGYYFLFISVLLTIVLYSNAVYYREFSDIITLPMLLMSGNMGDLSTSIIELIHWYDVFFFLDLFIIGYFIWKKPKWVRFEKITFQQSKAAVVVILVIITISIAQVSTLDRAQAFNRTFLVQSLGLYNFYIYDAFVQTQTSVQTVFAEENDWTNINKHLDENRVAPNDDMFGIAKDMNVIVVSLESVESFVIGEELNGQEITPFLNELIEDSFYFDNFYYQTGQGKTSDAEFLINNSLYPLGRGAVFLTHDQNEYRALPETLTNYGYETANFHANDRSFYNRDVMYPNLGYNRIYSFSDYDISMRNSVGWGMKDIDFVEQSMDYITELPEPFYSTLLTLTNHFPYHLDEEDHFIEPFNSNSNIVNQYFPTVRYTDEAMRILVDQLKEEGLYENTALIMYGDHYGIANSHYDELSKFLGKEINLYEAVKLERVPLIIHIPGVDGKTISTISGQVDVMPSLLNLLGIPEDDHVMFGNDLFAENREEFAVLRDGTAISNELISVNGSCLSYTTGEEFPLEKCDSLREKGEEALFYSDKIIYGDLFRFN, from the coding sequence ATGAAATCCATTACAAAGAGACATAGCTTCATGCTGTTTAGTCTCACCTTTTTATGGATAAAAACACTCATTATTTCCATGACTACATTCCAATTAACGATAAATTATTTTTTAGAAGCTGTTACGTTCATACTAAGTCCGCTCGTTTTTTTAGTCGTTGTTTTTGGACTCGGCCTTTATTTCAAACCAAAGTGGCAAGGCTATTACTTTCTTTTTATTAGTGTGTTACTAACAATTGTGTTATATTCTAACGCCGTTTACTACCGTGAGTTCAGTGATATTATTACACTACCTATGCTGTTAATGAGTGGCAATATGGGGGATTTATCGACTAGTATTATTGAACTTATTCATTGGTACGATGTATTTTTCTTTTTAGACCTATTTATTATCGGCTATTTCATATGGAAAAAACCAAAATGGGTTCGATTTGAAAAAATAACATTTCAGCAATCTAAAGCGGCTGTTGTCGTCATACTCGTGATTATCACTATTTCAATCGCGCAAGTAAGTACGTTAGACAGAGCGCAAGCATTTAATAGAACGTTTCTCGTTCAATCGTTAGGATTATATAACTTCTATATATATGATGCATTTGTCCAAACACAAACGAGCGTTCAGACTGTGTTTGCAGAAGAAAATGATTGGACTAATATTAACAAGCATTTAGATGAAAATCGCGTTGCACCAAACGATGACATGTTTGGTATTGCTAAAGACATGAATGTTATCGTCGTGTCACTAGAATCTGTCGAGAGCTTTGTTATTGGTGAGGAATTAAATGGACAGGAAATAACCCCATTTCTCAATGAGCTTATTGAAGATAGCTTTTACTTCGATAATTTCTATTATCAAACAGGTCAAGGAAAAACGTCAGACGCTGAGTTTCTTATTAACAACTCCTTATATCCGCTAGGAAGAGGTGCTGTATTTCTGACACACGATCAGAATGAATATCGTGCACTTCCCGAAACCCTTACTAATTACGGATATGAAACAGCGAATTTTCATGCAAATGACCGATCCTTTTACAATAGGGACGTTATGTACCCTAACTTAGGTTATAACCGAATATATTCATTTAGTGATTATGATATTTCCATGCGTAATTCTGTCGGATGGGGGATGAAAGACATTGATTTTGTTGAACAATCAATGGATTACATTACTGAGCTACCTGAACCTTTTTATAGTACACTACTAACACTTACAAATCATTTTCCGTACCACTTAGACGAGGAAGATCATTTCATTGAACCATTTAATTCGAATAGTAATATTGTAAATCAATACTTTCCAACTGTCAGATACACAGACGAAGCAATGAGAATTTTAGTTGATCAATTAAAAGAAGAAGGTTTATATGAAAACACTGCATTAATTATGTATGGAGATCATTATGGCATTGCAAATAGTCATTATGATGAGCTTAGCAAATTTTTAGGGAAAGAGATTAACCTTTATGAGGCTGTGAAACTGGAACGAGTACCACTCATTATTCACATACCAGGTGTAGATGGGAAAACAATATCAACCATTTCTGGGCAAGTTGATGTGATGCCATCACTCTTAAATTTACTGGGGATTCCGGAAGATGATCACGTCATGTTTGGCAATGATTTATTTGCTGAAAACCGCGAAGAGTTTGCTGTACTAAGGGATGGAACAGCCATTTCCAATGAACTAATATCAGTAAATGGTTCTTGCTTAAGCTACACTACCGGTGAAGAATTCCCTTTAGAAAAGTGTGATTCATTACGAGAAAAAGGTGAAGAAGCGCTTTTCTATTCAGACAAAATCATCTATGGTGACCTATTCCGTTTTAATTGA
- a CDS encoding ABC transporter permease has protein sequence MMMNNNNDEKTRKNNNQNAEVGDNSSPAILHFFRRRWLAIWKGNPPGPVLLILGLLVAVIMSIPIIYVVWRSMFAGTERWMRLLDGRIPELLWNTFSLTAAVTFCAVAIGVSLAWFVVRTDIPGRKMWQWLLALPLVIPPYVGAVTYIIVIGPSGWLRNFWNDTAWLVNIFGEYSLNIYSFWGIFFVLTMFTYPYVFLIASASLRKMNRNFEEVARSQGMSTLQVFWKVNLPFLRPAIGAGAILISLYVLSDFGAIAMLRYVTFTAAIYFQRAGFDTASASVLSLVLILLTVIILWIESRTRKKNKYYQTTNTYKAPDILSLGKWKPLVLFFVGTVFTVSVILPIVVLVYWSIIGIGMGALDARFFGFAWNSLQVSGFAAILCMFLAMPIIYLKSRYPSVISSTIDKLSYAGYALPGVIVALGMVFIFNNHIPALYNTFYMVALAFVVRFLPQAMQSGEASLSLVSPRIDEAARSLGYPPWKVMFKVILPNIMPGVLAGGALVFVSSIKELPATLMLRPPGFDTLAVRVYFEASEALYHLAAPAALIIILVSCIPLRYLLKKY, from the coding sequence ATGATGATGAATAACAACAATGATGAAAAGACAAGAAAAAATAATAATCAGAATGCTGAGGTTGGGGATAATTCATCCCCAGCCATTCTCCATTTTTTCCGTAGAAGGTGGTTAGCCATTTGGAAGGGCAACCCACCTGGACCTGTTTTACTTATACTAGGGCTATTAGTAGCTGTTATTATGTCAATCCCGATTATATATGTCGTTTGGCGTTCCATGTTTGCGGGCACTGAAAGGTGGATGCGTCTCCTTGATGGAAGAATTCCTGAGCTTTTGTGGAACACTTTTTCTCTCACTGCGGCTGTCACATTTTGTGCGGTAGCAATAGGAGTTTCCCTAGCATGGTTCGTAGTTCGGACCGATATTCCAGGGAGAAAAATGTGGCAATGGCTGCTGGCGCTTCCGCTTGTAATTCCTCCTTATGTAGGGGCTGTTACATATATTATCGTTATTGGCCCAAGTGGATGGCTTCGTAATTTTTGGAATGATACTGCTTGGCTTGTAAATATATTTGGGGAATACTCATTAAATATTTACTCCTTTTGGGGGATATTTTTCGTATTAACGATGTTTACATATCCATACGTATTTTTAATCGCGAGCGCCTCTTTAAGAAAAATGAACAGAAACTTTGAAGAGGTGGCAAGGTCGCAAGGAATGTCAACGCTTCAAGTTTTTTGGAAAGTGAACTTACCATTTTTAAGGCCGGCTATTGGTGCTGGTGCTATATTAATCTCTTTATATGTTCTATCTGATTTTGGGGCAATTGCAATGCTTCGCTATGTCACATTTACAGCGGCAATATATTTTCAACGAGCTGGTTTTGATACGGCTTCTGCCTCGGTACTTAGCTTAGTCCTTATATTGTTAACAGTAATAATTTTGTGGATTGAATCAAGAACACGGAAGAAAAATAAATATTATCAAACGACAAACACATATAAAGCGCCAGATATATTATCTTTAGGAAAATGGAAGCCGCTTGTATTATTCTTTGTTGGAACAGTTTTTACTGTATCTGTCATCTTACCAATTGTAGTACTTGTTTATTGGTCGATCATTGGTATTGGGATGGGGGCGCTAGACGCGAGATTTTTTGGATTCGCATGGAATAGCTTACAAGTATCTGGATTTGCTGCAATACTATGTATGTTTTTAGCAATGCCTATTATTTATTTAAAATCAAGATATCCTTCTGTTATTTCAAGTACAATAGATAAACTTAGCTATGCAGGGTATGCATTACCTGGTGTGATCGTTGCACTAGGAATGGTGTTTATATTTAATAACCACATACCTGCGTTGTATAATACTTTTTATATGGTTGCACTAGCTTTTGTCGTTCGTTTTTTACCTCAAGCGATGCAGTCAGGAGAAGCGTCTTTAAGCTTAGTGTCACCGAGGATTGACGAAGCAGCACGCAGTTTAGGTTATCCACCTTGGAAGGTGATGTTTAAGGTAATACTTCCGAATATTATGCCAGGTGTATTAGCTGGTGGGGCGTTAGTTTTTGTAAGTTCCATTAAGGAATTACCTGCAACTTTAATGCTGCGTCCACCAGGATTTGATACGCTAGCGGTGAGAGTATATTTCGAAGCCTCTGAGGCACTATATCATTTAGCAGCACCAGCAGCTTTAATTATAATTCTCGTTTCTTGTATTCCTTTAAGATATTTATTAAAAAAATATTAA